In Leucoraja erinacea ecotype New England chromosome 15, Leri_hhj_1, whole genome shotgun sequence, the following proteins share a genomic window:
- the acadsb gene encoding short/branched chain specific acyl-CoA dehydrogenase, mitochondrial: protein MAGYLFSKLGRVIVRPWHSAFPGVHRRPSRSFSIEIALDNTTAKGSFYAPLQTFTEEETMMKETVAKFAQERIAPLVHKMDEQSQMDESIISGLFEQGLMGIEIPEKYGGSESTFFSSLLVIEELAKVDPSVAVVCDIQNTLINTLLMKCGTEEQKRKYLPRLAKDMVGSFCLSEVDSGSDAFSLKTTAVKHKDYYVINGSKMWISNADYAGIFLVMANANPSSGYRGITCFIVDKDTEGLHVGKKENKLGIRASSTCPVNFENVKVPESNILGELGHGYKYAIGMLNGGRIGIAGQMLGLAQGCFDSTIPYLKQRMQFGKRIYDFQGMQHQVSQIATQLEAARLLTYNAARLKEAGRSFIKEACMAKYYTSEVAAITSAKCIEWMGGVGFTKDYPIEKYYRDCKIGSIYEGTSNIQLNTIAKLIDQEY from the exons ATGGCCGGTTACCTTTTCTCTAAG CTGGGAAGAGTTATTGTCAGACCCTGGCATTCAGCATTTCCGGGGGTTCACCGAAGACCTTCAAGATCTTTCAGTATAGAAATTGCCTTGGATAATACAACAGCTAAAGGCAGCTTTTATGCACCACTACAGACGTTCACAGAAGAAGAGACAATGATGAAAGAAACAG ttgccAAGTTTGCTCAGGAGCGAATAGCACCACTGGTCCACAAAATGGATGAGCAGTCTCAAATGGATGAATCTATCATTTCAGGACTGTTTGAACAAGGG TTGATGGGAATTGAAATTCCGGAAAAATATGGTGGATCAGAATCAACCTTCTTTTCGTCTCTGCTTGTCATTGAAGAGTTGGCTAAAGTGGACCCATCGGTGGCAGTCGTTTGTGATATACAGAACACTTTAATCAACACACTATTGATGAAATGTGGAACAGAAGAACAAAAAAGAAAATATCTACCTCGACTTGCTAAAGATATG GTTGGCAGTTTCTGTCTTTCAGAAGTTGATTCTGGAAGTGATGCGTTCTCTTTGAAGACTACTGCAGTGAAACATAAAGATTATTATGTCATCAATGGTTCCAAGATGTGGATTAGTAATGCTGATTATGCTGGAATATTTCTAGTCATGGCAAACGCAAACCCCTCATCT GGCTATAGAGGAATCACCTGCTTCATAGTAGATAAAGATACTGAAGGTCTCCATGTGGGGAAGAAAGAAAATAAACTTGGGATTCGAGCATCTTCCACCTGTCCTGTTAATTTTGAGAATGTCAAG GTTCCAGAGAGTAATATTTTAGGTGAACTGGGTCATGGATACAAGTATGCAATTGGAATGCTGAATGGAGGCAGGATTGGAATTGCTGGACAG ATGCTTGGATTGGCACAGGGCTGCTTTGATAGCACCATTCCTTACTTGAAGCAGCGAatgcagtttggcaaaagaatatatGATTTCCAG GGCATGCAACACCAGGTCTCACAGATTGCCACCCAGTTGGAAGCTGCACGGTTGCTTACATACAACGCTGCCCGACTGAAGGAAGCTGGGAGATCCTTTATTAAAGAAGCATGTATGGCAAAATATTACACTTCTGAG GTAGCAGCCATTACTTCTGCAAAATGTATTGAATGGATGGGAGGAGTTGGCTTTACAAAAGATTATCCCATAGAAAAATACTATCGAGATTGTAAAATAG GTTCAATATATGAAGGAACCTCAAATATTCAACTGAACACAATTGCAAAATTGATAGATCAAGAATATTAA